ACGATCACGCCGGCCGGTTGCGGGTTGGCGCCGTTACCCGCGTTGCCGGCCGTGTAGAAGAAATCTTCGCCATTGCGGTTGTTCAGAATGGCTGAGCGTCCGTTGTTTCCGCTATAGGCGTTCGTCTCGGTGAAGCGGAAGTGCCCATCGCGGTCGACGCGGGCGACTGCCCGATAGAAGCTCTGCCCGACCGGATTCGTGGGGTCGACGACGCCGGGCGTGTTCGAATTGGAGACATCCAACGTATTGACCGGCGCCACATAACCCATGAAGGTCAGGTACTGGCCGTCGAGCGAAAGGTGCAGGCCGAGTTCCGATTTGGAGCTGAAGCTGGTGACGAGTTGGTCATGTCGCGGCGTTTTCTGCAAACTGTTGGGCACTTCGAGCGAGCTGACCCACTCGCCTGACGGCGTCAACTGATCGAGAAAGATCCGCGAAGTGATGCCGAAGCTGCCGTCATACCCGTCGTTGTTCCACACGTACGGATAGGTGCCGTCGTTCGGCGCGCCAGTGGCCGCACTACAGCCGCCTTGAGTGGCCGCGCAATTCGGCGGCAAGACCGCGCCAACCTGAACGTTGCTTGACTGGTTGTCGTACACGCTTCGGCTTACAACCAGTAATCCTGGTTCAAAGCGGCTGTCACCGCGAAAATCGGACTGCTCGGCATGCGCGTTGAGGGCCGCGGCGCAGAGCACCAGTGCTACCGTGGAAGCCGGCCGGGGGAATGACAGGCGGCGTGTCGCGTTGCAGACGGGAGTCGTTTTCATCTGTAGGTTCCGGTGGGGAGGTGGAAGTTCTTTTCAGACGGACTAGCACGTACAACCCGGTTACCGTAACAACGCATGATGAAGGATTAGTGGCGGCGGCTTCGGTGCAAACCCGCATTGCGTATCCGCCTATCCGCTTCCCCGCTTCCCGTTACTCAACGTACCCAACGTACCCAACGTACCCAACGTACCCAACGTACCCAACGTACACCCAACACAGACGGGAAGCGGATAGTGTCGGCCTCTATTCAGAAAAGTCAGTCGATGCCGACAACGCCTTCCAGGTTTCGGTTTCCTGCGCGACATAGGCATTCTTTTCAGCGATGGCCTTCAGCGTGTCGGTGCCAAGCGGCAGCCGCAGCGGAGGCGTTTGTGCATCGACCAATTCGACCATGGCTGCCGCGAGTTTCTCCGGGTTGCCCGGCTGATTGTGATTCATGCTGACCGCGACCCGGCGAACATTTCCCGACGTCTCGTCATAGTCGGCGATCACGTTCCCGGCGACCGCGAGCGACGATGCGTCGAGGAAGTCCGTCCGGAAGTATCCGGGCTCCACGACCGTTGCGTGAATGCCGAGCGGCTTCAGTTCGGCGTGCAATGCCTCCGTCAAGCCTTCGACGGCGAACTTGGTCGAACAATAGGCGCCGAACCCGGCGACCGACCGATAGCCGCCGATCGACGACATATTGACGATGTGGCCGGCCCGCTGCGCGCGCATCACCGGCAGCACGGCGCGCGTGATATTCAGCAGCCCGAAAACGTTCGTGTCGTACATGCGGCGCACGTCGGCATCGCTGGACTCCTCGATGGCGCCGAGCAAACCGAAGCCCGCGTTGTTGACCAGCACGTCGATCCGGCCGAATCGTTCGACAGCGGCCTGAACCGCGGCCTTCGCCTGATCTTCGCTGGTTACGTCCAGCGCCACGGGAAGGAGAGCCGGCGAGTGACCGAAACGTTCGGCGATCGCCGCGGCATTGCGGCCGGTGGCAACGACCGCATTGCCGTCAGCGAGAGCCGCCTCGGCGATCAGGGCACCGAGGCCGCGCGCCGCGCCGGTGATGAACCAGACGCGCTTGAAGCTGTTGTTCGTGTTGTTAGCCATGATGTTTCTCCTACGATTCGAGTGAAAGTGAACCCATAATAGGAGGGACGATTGGCACAAACTAGACGCCGATTGGTAGACTCATCAGCAACTTTTATTTGCTAATTCCAGCGGCCATGAATGAAGTTCGCGCAATCACGATATTCGTCCGGGCCGCGGCGCTGGGCAGTCTGCGTAAGGCCGCCGTGGATCAGGGCATCTCGCCGCAGGCCGCGAGCCACGCGGTGATGCAACTGGAAAGGGAGCTGGGGGTTCGGCTTTTCCATCGAACCACGCGCAAGCTGAGCCTGACCGAAGAGGGACAAGGGCTTCTGGACAGCGTGAGACCGGCGTTGGCCATCCTGTCGTCGGCACTCGACGACGCGCGGCGGTCAAAAGACGCCATCGCCGGGCCGCTGCGGGTGAGCGCGCCAAGCGCATTCTGGTGCACCGTGCTATGGCCATATTTCCTGGAATTCGCCGAATTGCATCCGAACGTGCAACTGGATGTGCAGTTCGACGACCACTTCACCGACCTCGTCAGCGATCGCGCCGACGTCGGCTTTCGCGGCGGTTCACCGCCGTCGGGCGGCACGATCGCGCGCCGGCTGTTGCCGATCCAACTGATCGTCTGTGCGTCGCCTGCCTATATCGAGCGTCATGGCGCGCCGCGGACCATCGACGAGCTCGACGAGCACCGCTGCACCGGCTATCGGCGGGCGAATACCGGCAAGCAGGCGCCGTGGGAATTCCTGATCGGTGACGAGATCGTCTATCGCGACGTCGCGACAACCTTATGCGTCAACAACACGGACGCGGAGACTCAAGCCGTGCTGGCAGGACTCGCCATCGGTCAACTCGGCAGCTTTTCGGCGGTCCTGCCGATCAGGCGCGGCGAACTCGTTCCGCTGCTCGTCAGGCATGTCACCCAGCGCGAGGCTATCTACATCTACTATCGCCATCGAACCGAGCAGCCGCTGCGCGTGCGGACCTTCATCGACTTCATGGTCGAACGCCTCGCGGGGAACAGGGATTTCTATCTCGAGCCGTCCGAGCTTCGTGCCGCACGTTGAGCGCGTCAGGTTCGTTGGGCCGACAGGCTTCTGAACACGGGCAACGTGCTGCCGCGTTGACGAGCTGGCGAGTTGGTGAGCTGACGTTCG
This genomic stretch from Paraburkholderia caffeinilytica harbors:
- a CDS encoding oxidoreductase yields the protein MANNTNNSFKRVWFITGAARGLGALIAEAALADGNAVVATGRNAAAIAERFGHSPALLPVALDVTSEDQAKAAVQAAVERFGRIDVLVNNAGFGLLGAIEESSDADVRRMYDTNVFGLLNITRAVLPVMRAQRAGHIVNMSSIGGYRSVAGFGAYCSTKFAVEGLTEALHAELKPLGIHATVVEPGYFRTDFLDASSLAVAGNVIADYDETSGNVRRVAVSMNHNQPGNPEKLAAAMVELVDAQTPPLRLPLGTDTLKAIAEKNAYVAQETETWKALSASTDFSE
- a CDS encoding LysR family transcriptional regulator, coding for MNEVRAITIFVRAAALGSLRKAAVDQGISPQAASHAVMQLERELGVRLFHRTTRKLSLTEEGQGLLDSVRPALAILSSALDDARRSKDAIAGPLRVSAPSAFWCTVLWPYFLEFAELHPNVQLDVQFDDHFTDLVSDRADVGFRGGSPPSGGTIARRLLPIQLIVCASPAYIERHGAPRTIDELDEHRCTGYRRANTGKQAPWEFLIGDEIVYRDVATTLCVNNTDAETQAVLAGLAIGQLGSFSAVLPIRRGELVPLLVRHVTQREAIYIYYRHRTEQPLRVRTFIDFMVERLAGNRDFYLEPSELRAAR